A genome region from Coprococcus phoceensis includes the following:
- a CDS encoding MBL fold metallo-hydrolase, with product MKITVLIENTAPEYLKCEHGLSIYIAYNEKCYLLDTGSSDIFMDNAEVLKTKLENVDAAFLSHGHYDYSGGFEAFFEKNKSAKVYLQESSKELCYKNVDGVQKYIGLPKDLLQRYSDRFVYVTKKCQVDDGVWIVPHSTKGLEEYGKRAHMYRKQGEGYVVDDFAHEQSIVIESQKGLIVFNSCSHGGIVNIVDEVHHAFPNEQVYAVVGGFHLKGIHGVDSLSVTEEEVIDIGASLFQRGVSYIYTGHCTGRPAFDILKREFGEKVQYLCTGTTITF from the coding sequence ATGAAAATAACTGTTTTGATTGAAAATACGGCTCCGGAGTACTTAAAATGTGAGCATGGATTGTCGATATATATAGCATATAATGAGAAGTGCTATTTGCTTGACACTGGTTCTTCCGATATTTTTATGGATAATGCAGAAGTTTTGAAAACGAAATTGGAAAATGTAGATGCGGCATTTTTATCGCATGGACACTATGATTATTCAGGAGGCTTTGAGGCGTTCTTTGAGAAAAACAAGAGCGCAAAAGTTTACTTACAGGAGAGTTCTAAAGAACTTTGTTACAAAAATGTAGATGGTGTGCAAAAATATATAGGGCTTCCGAAAGATTTGTTACAAAGATATTCTGACCGTTTTGTATATGTGACAAAAAAATGTCAGGTAGATGATGGAGTTTGGATTGTACCGCATAGTACAAAAGGATTGGAGGAATATGGAAAACGTGCACATATGTATCGCAAACAGGGAGAGGGGTATGTGGTTGATGATTTTGCGCATGAACAAAGTATTGTAATAGAATCTCAAAAAGGGTTGATTGTATTCAATAGTTGTTCTCACGGAGGAATTGTCAATATTGTAGATGAAGTACATCACGCATTTCCTAACGAACAGGTTTATGCTGTTGTGGGAGGTTTCCATTTGAAAGGAATTCACGGGGTAGATTCTTTGTCTGTTACAGAAGAGGAAGTAATAGACATAGGAGCATCGTTGTTTCAACGGGGAGTCTCCTATATTTATACAGGACACTGCACAGGACGTCCGGCTTTTGATATTTTAAAACGTGAATTTGGTGAAAAAGTCCAATATTTGTGTACGGGAACAACAATTACGTTTTAA
- a CDS encoding formate--tetrahydrofolate ligase gives MKTDIQIAQEAVMKPIKEVAASIGIQEDDLELYGKYKAKLSDELWEAVKDRPDGKLVLVTAINPTPAGEGKTTTSVGLGQAMAKLNKKALIALREPSLGPCFGIKGGAAGGGYAQVVPMEDLNLHFTGDFHAITSANNLLAALLDNHIQQGNVLQIDPRQVVWKRCLDMNDRVLRNIVVGLGNKMDGMVREDHFVITVASEIMAILCLADDIKDLKRRLGKIVVAYNFAGEPVTADDLQATGAMTALLKDAIKPNLIQTLEHTPALVHGGPFANIAHGCNSIRATKMALKLSDIAITEAGFGADLGAEKFMDIKCRMGNLKPDAVVIVATVRALKYNGGVAKKDLNEENLEALKKGIVNLEKHIENVQKFGVPVVVTLNSFVTDTDAENEFIRQFCEERNCEFALSEVWEKGGEGGIALAEKVLNTLETKESHFHTLYENSLSLKEKIETISKEIYGADGVEYTPAAEKQLAKITELGYGELPICMAKNQYSLSDDATLLGRPEHFKIHIREVYVNAGAGFVVALTGAVMTMPGLPKVPAANGIDVNEEGTITGLF, from the coding sequence ATGAAAACAGACATTCAGATTGCACAGGAGGCAGTGATGAAACCAATCAAAGAGGTGGCTGCAAGTATTGGGATTCAGGAGGATGATTTGGAATTGTATGGAAAATACAAAGCCAAGCTTTCTGATGAATTGTGGGAGGCAGTAAAAGACCGACCGGATGGGAAACTTGTACTTGTAACTGCAATCAACCCAACTCCTGCAGGGGAGGGGAAGACTACAACCTCTGTGGGACTTGGACAAGCTATGGCAAAGTTGAATAAAAAAGCATTGATTGCGTTGCGTGAGCCTTCGCTGGGACCTTGTTTCGGCATCAAAGGTGGTGCTGCAGGCGGCGGATACGCACAGGTTGTACCGATGGAAGATTTGAATCTTCATTTCACAGGAGATTTTCATGCAATCACTTCGGCAAACAATCTTTTAGCGGCTCTTTTGGACAACCATATCCAACAAGGAAATGTGCTTCAGATTGATCCGAGACAGGTTGTATGGAAACGCTGTCTTGATATGAATGATCGTGTGCTTCGCAATATTGTAGTTGGCCTTGGGAATAAGATGGACGGTATGGTTCGTGAGGATCATTTTGTCATCACGGTTGCATCTGAGATTATGGCAATTCTCTGCCTGGCTGATGACATCAAAGATTTGAAACGTCGCCTTGGAAAGATTGTTGTTGCATATAACTTTGCGGGAGAGCCGGTGACTGCCGATGACTTACAGGCGACAGGTGCGATGACAGCTCTGCTAAAGGACGCCATCAAGCCAAATCTGATTCAGACATTAGAGCATACACCGGCATTAGTACACGGCGGTCCATTTGCAAATATCGCACACGGATGTAACAGTATCCGCGCAACAAAAATGGCATTAAAATTAAGCGATATTGCAATTACAGAAGCAGGGTTTGGCGCTGACCTTGGTGCAGAAAAATTCATGGATATTAAGTGCAGAATGGGGAACCTGAAACCGGATGCGGTAGTGATTGTCGCAACTGTGCGGGCCTTGAAATACAACGGTGGAGTTGCTAAGAAAGACCTGAATGAAGAGAATCTGGAAGCATTGAAAAAAGGTATTGTGAACCTGGAAAAACATATTGAAAATGTTCAAAAATTTGGTGTTCCGGTTGTTGTGACACTAAATTCATTTGTGACAGATACCGATGCAGAAAATGAGTTTATCAGACAATTTTGCGAAGAAAGAAACTGCGAATTTGCACTTTCAGAAGTATGGGAAAAAGGTGGCGAAGGCGGTATCGCATTAGCAGAAAAAGTTTTGAATACATTGGAGACAAAAGAGAGCCATTTCCATACATTGTACGAAAACAGTCTTTCTCTGAAAGAGAAGATCGAGACGATTTCAAAAGAAATCTATGGCGCAGACGGTGTGGAATATACTCCGGCAGCGGAAAAACAACTTGCTAAGATTACGGAGCTTGGATATGGAGAGCTTCCAATCTGTATGGCAAAAAATCAGTATTCCCTCTCTGACGATGCGACACTTCTGGGAAGACCGGAACACTTTAAGATCCATATCCGTGAAGTGTATGTCAATGCGGGAGCAGGCTTTGTAGTCGCACTTACAGGTGCAGTGATGACGATGCCTGGGCTTCCGAAGGTGCCGGCGGCAAATGGCATTGATGTGAATGAGGAAGGAACTATTACAGGATTATTTTAG
- the rlmH gene encoding 23S rRNA (pseudouridine(1915)-N(3))-methyltransferase RlmH, with protein sequence MKITLITVGKIKEKYLKDAIAEYSKRLSKYCKLEIVEVADEKTPDQASENVERQIRQKEGERILRYVKDDAYVFTLEIGGTMLDSVAFAKKMETLGIQGKSHLIFIIGGSIGLGEEVLRRSDYALSFSKMTFPHQLMRVILLEQVYRGYRIIEGAPYHK encoded by the coding sequence ATGAAGATTACATTAATTACAGTCGGTAAAATAAAAGAAAAGTATTTGAAAGATGCAATTGCAGAGTACAGCAAACGTTTGAGCAAATATTGTAAACTCGAAATCGTGGAAGTGGCAGACGAAAAGACACCGGATCAAGCAAGTGAAAATGTGGAACGTCAAATTCGTCAAAAAGAAGGGGAGCGTATTTTACGTTATGTGAAAGACGATGCCTATGTATTTACTTTAGAAATCGGTGGAACTATGCTGGATTCGGTCGCATTTGCAAAAAAGATGGAAACCTTGGGAATACAAGGGAAAAGTCATTTGATTTTTATAATTGGAGGTTCCATTGGTTTGGGAGAAGAAGTATTGAGACGTTCCGATTATGCATTGAGTTTTTCAAAGATGACGTTTCCACATCAATTGATGCGGGTGATTTTATTAGAACAGGTGTATCGTGGCTATCGGATCATTGAAGGTGCACCTTATCACAAATAG
- a CDS encoding ZIP family metal transporter, which yields MELALISAFGVGGATIVGVIIGFFFRKVPHKFNDAILGFAAGIMLSAAILGLIIPSLEEGNVWVTAVGILAGAIFLNLADKLTPHLHHITGVDHETHADRQSNLNKVMLFVMAIAIHNLPEGIAAGVGFGSENISNAITVALGIALQNIPEGMVIVSPLIMAGVARKRVFFIACFTGVVEIVGTMIGFGAVSIATVILPFALAFAGGTMLYVVSDEMIPETHSHGYERMATYSLIIGFLTMLIMDFYIG from the coding sequence ATGGAATTGGCACTGATTTCGGCTTTTGGTGTAGGTGGTGCGACTATCGTTGGTGTTATCATCGGTTTCTTTTTTCGGAAAGTACCACACAAATTTAACGATGCGATTCTTGGATTTGCGGCAGGAATCATGCTTTCAGCTGCAATTTTAGGACTGATTATCCCATCCCTTGAAGAAGGAAATGTGTGGGTGACAGCAGTCGGTATTCTTGCAGGCGCCATTTTTTTGAATTTGGCAGATAAGCTGACTCCACATCTGCATCATATCACAGGAGTAGATCATGAAACGCATGCAGACAGACAAAGTAATTTGAACAAAGTGATGTTGTTTGTCATGGCAATTGCAATCCATAATCTTCCGGAAGGGATTGCGGCCGGTGTTGGATTTGGAAGTGAAAATATCAGCAATGCAATTACAGTTGCGCTGGGTATTGCTTTACAAAACATTCCGGAAGGAATGGTAATTGTATCGCCTTTGATTATGGCAGGTGTTGCCAGGAAAAGAGTCTTTTTTATTGCCTGTTTTACAGGCGTGGTGGAGATTGTCGGAACGATGATCGGATTTGGAGCCGTTTCTATTGCAACAGTAATTTTACCTTTTGCTTTGGCGTTTGCCGGAGGAACGATGCTTTATGTTGTGAGTGATGAGATGATTCCGGAAACGCATAGTCATGGATATGAACGTATGGCAACGTATTCATTGATTATCGGGTTTCTTACGATGTTGATTATGGATTTTTATATTGGGTAG
- a CDS encoding iron-containing alcohol dehydrogenase: MSRFCLPRDIYHGKGCLEELKNLKGKKAILVVGGGSMKRQGFLDKAVNYLKEAGMEVQLFEGVEPDPSVETVMKGAEAMRAFEPDWIVAMGGGSPIDAAKAMWAFYEYPDVTFEDLCIPFNFPELRQKAKFAAIPSTSGTATEVTAFSVITDYAKGIKYPLADFNITPDVAIVDSELVEGLPAHQVAYTGMDALTHAIEAYVSTLNCAYTDPLAIQAIEMVFDYLPASYKGNMDARAHMHDAQCLAGMAFSNALLGIVHSMAHKTGAAFSTGHITHGLANAMYLPYVIKYNAKDPVAAKRYAEIARRVGLEGASEKALINSLCKKIDDFNVILGIPATLKEFGIKEDEFKEKIASIAELAVGDACTGSNPRAIDPATMERLFTCVYYGTEVDF, from the coding sequence ATGAGTAGATTTTGTTTACCAAGAGATATTTATCACGGAAAAGGATGTTTAGAAGAATTAAAGAATCTGAAAGGGAAAAAGGCGATTCTTGTAGTTGGCGGCGGCTCCATGAAACGTCAAGGATTCTTAGATAAAGCAGTGAATTATCTGAAAGAGGCTGGAATGGAAGTACAGCTGTTTGAAGGTGTCGAGCCAGATCCATCTGTGGAGACTGTTATGAAAGGTGCAGAAGCAATGCGTGCTTTTGAACCAGATTGGATTGTAGCAATGGGCGGTGGATCACCAATCGATGCTGCAAAGGCAATGTGGGCTTTTTATGAATATCCAGATGTAACATTCGAAGATTTATGTATCCCATTTAACTTCCCGGAATTAAGACAGAAAGCAAAATTTGCAGCAATTCCTTCTACATCAGGAACAGCAACAGAAGTAACTGCATTTTCTGTTATCACAGATTACGCGAAAGGAATCAAATATCCATTAGCTGACTTTAATATCACACCAGATGTTGCAATCGTTGACTCAGAATTAGTAGAAGGGCTTCCTGCTCATCAAGTAGCTTACACAGGTATGGATGCACTTACACATGCAATTGAAGCATATGTTTCTACACTGAACTGTGCATATACAGACCCACTTGCAATTCAGGCAATCGAGATGGTGTTTGATTATCTGCCAGCTTCTTACAAAGGCAACATGGATGCAAGAGCACATATGCATGATGCACAATGTCTTGCAGGTATGGCATTCTCCAATGCATTACTTGGTATTGTACATTCTATGGCACACAAAACAGGTGCAGCATTCTCAACAGGACACATTACACATGGTCTTGCAAATGCCATGTATCTGCCATATGTAATTAAATACAATGCGAAGGATCCTGTTGCAGCAAAACGCTATGCAGAAATCGCTCGCAGAGTAGGATTGGAAGGAGCTTCCGAGAAAGCACTTATCAACAGCTTATGTAAGAAAATTGACGACTTTAACGTGATCCTTGGAATTCCGGCTACTTTGAAAGAATTCGGTATCAAAGAAGACGAATTCAAAGAAAAAATTGCATCTATTGCAGAGCTTGCAGTTGGCGATGCCTGTACAGGTTCTAATCCACGTGCAATTGATCCGGCTACTATGGAAAGACTATTTACATGCGTTTACTACGGAACAGAAGTGGACTTCTAG
- a CDS encoding sulfide/dihydroorotate dehydrogenase-like FAD/NAD-binding protein: protein MYKIQKAEKLADKIFLMDVEAKRVAKHCEPGQFVIVKMDEKGERIPLTICDYNREAGTITIVFQTVGASTEKMAELKAGDSFRDFTGPLGCASEFVHEDIESLKGKKMLFVAGGVGAAPVYPQVKWLHEHGIEADVIVGSKTKDMLILEDEMKAVAGNYYPCTDDGSYGHAGMVTTKIEQLVKEEGKKYDVCVAIGPMIMMKFVCLLTKKLEIPTIVSMNPIMVDGTGMCGACRLQVGDEIKFACVDGPEFDGHLVDFDQAMKRQQMYKTEEGRAMLKLQEGNTHHGGCGNCGGDN from the coding sequence ATGTATAAGATACAAAAAGCAGAAAAGTTAGCAGATAAAATTTTTCTCATGGATGTAGAAGCAAAAAGGGTAGCAAAGCATTGCGAACCGGGACAGTTTGTAATTGTAAAGATGGATGAGAAAGGTGAAAGAATCCCTCTCACGATTTGTGATTATAATAGAGAAGCAGGAACGATTACCATTGTATTCCAAACAGTTGGTGCATCTACAGAAAAGATGGCAGAATTAAAAGCAGGAGACAGTTTCCGCGATTTCACAGGACCTCTTGGATGTGCTTCGGAGTTCGTTCATGAAGATATAGAAAGTTTAAAGGGCAAGAAGATGTTGTTTGTTGCCGGTGGTGTTGGTGCAGCTCCTGTATATCCGCAGGTAAAATGGCTCCATGAGCATGGAATTGAAGCGGATGTTATCGTTGGTTCTAAGACAAAAGACATGTTGATTCTGGAAGATGAGATGAAAGCAGTTGCTGGGAACTATTATCCTTGTACAGATGACGGTTCTTATGGACATGCCGGAATGGTTACAACAAAGATTGAGCAGTTAGTGAAAGAGGAAGGCAAAAAGTATGATGTCTGCGTGGCAATCGGTCCGATGATCATGATGAAATTTGTCTGTCTTTTAACAAAAAAATTGGAGATTCCAACTATTGTAAGTATGAATCCAATCATGGTAGATGGAACCGGTATGTGCGGGGCATGCAGACTTCAGGTTGGAGATGAGATCAAATTTGCATGCGTAGATGGACCGGAATTTGATGGACACTTAGTTGATTTTGATCAGGCAATGAAAAGACAACAGATGTATAAAACAGAAGAAGGCCGTGCGATGTTAAAACTTCAGGAAGGCAATACACATCACGGCGGATGCGGAAATTGTGGAGGTGACAACTAA
- the folD gene encoding bifunctional methylenetetrahydrofolate dehydrogenase/methenyltetrahydrofolate cyclohydrolase FolD, whose translation MAKLIDGKLISTQIKEELKEEVAKLKQEGIVPCLAVVQVGKDPASSVYVNNKKKACAFIGIESLSYELDETVTEEELLSLVQKLNEDEKVNGILVQLPLPAHIREDAVIQAIAPEKDVDGFHPESVGNMCIGRNGFLPCTPAGIIELLKRSEIEIEGKECVVVGRSNIVGKPMALLLLRENGTVTITHSRTRDLKEITGRADILIAAIGKPKFITSDYVKEGAVVIDVGIHRNAENKLCGDVDFDDVIEKVSAITPVPGGVGPMTIAMLMNNCIEAVRK comes from the coding sequence ATGGCAAAATTAATTGACGGAAAACTGATATCAACACAAATTAAAGAAGAATTAAAAGAAGAAGTGGCAAAATTAAAACAAGAAGGAATTGTTCCATGTCTTGCAGTTGTGCAAGTTGGAAAAGATCCGGCATCATCTGTCTATGTAAATAATAAAAAAAAGGCATGTGCGTTTATCGGAATAGAGTCTTTATCATATGAGCTGGATGAGACTGTGACAGAAGAAGAACTGCTTTCACTTGTTCAGAAATTGAATGAAGATGAAAAAGTAAACGGAATTTTAGTTCAGCTTCCACTGCCTGCTCATATTCGTGAGGATGCTGTGATTCAGGCGATCGCTCCGGAAAAAGATGTGGATGGGTTCCACCCGGAAAGTGTGGGAAATATGTGCATTGGAAGAAATGGTTTTCTTCCTTGCACTCCGGCAGGAATTATCGAACTTTTAAAACGTTCCGAAATTGAAATTGAAGGAAAAGAATGTGTGGTTGTCGGAAGAAGTAATATTGTAGGAAAACCGATGGCATTGCTGTTACTCCGTGAAAATGGAACGGTTACGATTACCCACTCTAGAACAAGGGACTTGAAAGAAATTACAGGACGTGCAGATATTCTTATTGCGGCAATCGGAAAACCAAAGTTCATTACATCTGACTATGTAAAAGAGGGGGCTGTTGTGATTGATGTAGGTATCCACCGCAATGCAGAAAATAAACTTTGCGGAGATGTAGATTTTGATGATGTGATTGAGAAAGTGAGTGCAATCACACCGGTTCCGGGTGGGGTTGGACCAATGACGATTGCCATGCTTATGAACAATTGTATAGAAGCTGTTCGAAAGTAA
- a CDS encoding DNA translocase FtsK, with translation MAARKNTSRKRNKKQTKKKQDSQSFLKDEIIILSALAAGILLLISNFGIGGFVGDAVSSVLFGLFGTIAYIIPILLFIGIAFVISNKGNSIAYIKTAAGTGFTLMVCTLFQLIMNEYTAGTRLFSYYKISSMHKDGGGLLGGIVVSALCPAIGVIGTYVIVIILCIICLVIITEKSFIRGVKKGSEKAYSSAKQDAKKRKEQAELRREKRAQEREQKAAEKERRRKDNTVSGVSFDTTLVKKSPEMREITPPEDVPDLFAEEISSYDGREAEVSKNTVPDDITINRAQPIMEEEAPIPEPVPEKRKTKESKKQVETATANVEQEIKKSEEKRAKEYVFPPLSLLKHGKKSGGDSDAHLRQTAMKLQQTLQNFNVNVTVTNVSCGPSVTRYELQPEQGVKVSKIVGLADDIKLNLAAADIRIEAPIPGKAAVGIEVPNKENTAVMLRDLLETDEFQNHESKIAFAAGRDIAGKVVVADIMKMPHVLIAGATGSGKSVCINTLIMSILYKADPKDVKLIMIDPKVVELSVYNGIPHLMIPVVTDPKKAAGALNWAVAEMMKRYDLFAQYNVRDLKGYNAKVETVEAIEEEGKPEKLPQIVIIVDELADLMMVAPGEVEESICRLAQLARAAGIHLVLATQRPSVNVITGLIKANMPSRIAFSVSSGVDSRTIIDMNGAEKLLGKGDMLFYPAGYQKPARVQGAFVSDKEVQAVVDFLVKNSESVQYNEEITNHVNSASVAAGGTVSGNSGADDRDAYFVDAGKFIIEKDKASIGMLQRVFKIGFNRAARIMDQLAEAGVVGEEEGTKPRKVLMSMEQFEQYIEEHV, from the coding sequence ATGGCAGCAAGGAAGAATACTAGCAGAAAAAGAAACAAAAAACAAACGAAAAAGAAGCAGGACAGCCAAAGTTTTTTGAAAGATGAGATTATCATTTTATCAGCTTTGGCTGCCGGTATTTTACTATTGATAAGCAATTTTGGAATTGGGGGCTTTGTAGGCGATGCCGTTTCTTCCGTATTATTTGGACTTTTTGGGACAATCGCATATATCATACCGATTCTGTTGTTTATAGGAATTGCTTTTGTAATTTCAAATAAAGGGAATTCTATCGCGTACATAAAGACTGCAGCAGGAACGGGATTCACACTGATGGTCTGCACATTGTTTCAGTTGATCATGAATGAATATACAGCAGGCACAAGATTGTTCTCTTATTATAAAATTTCCAGTATGCATAAAGACGGCGGTGGTCTTTTGGGAGGAATTGTTGTTTCTGCGCTCTGTCCTGCAATCGGTGTCATCGGTACATATGTGATTGTAATCATTCTCTGCATCATTTGTCTTGTCATCATTACAGAGAAGTCATTTATACGCGGGGTGAAAAAAGGCAGTGAAAAAGCCTATTCTTCCGCAAAGCAGGATGCAAAGAAACGAAAAGAGCAGGCAGAATTGAGACGCGAAAAAAGAGCACAGGAGAGGGAACAAAAAGCAGCTGAGAAAGAACGCAGGCGAAAAGATAATACGGTCTCAGGGGTATCGTTTGACACAACACTGGTGAAAAAGTCACCGGAGATGAGAGAGATTACACCTCCGGAAGATGTACCGGATTTATTTGCGGAAGAAATATCGTCATATGATGGAAGAGAAGCTGAAGTTTCAAAAAATACTGTCCCGGACGATATTACGATCAATCGGGCACAGCCCATTATGGAAGAAGAGGCTCCGATTCCGGAACCTGTTCCTGAGAAACGAAAGACAAAAGAAAGTAAAAAGCAAGTTGAGACGGCGACAGCAAACGTGGAACAAGAGATTAAAAAGAGCGAGGAAAAACGGGCAAAAGAATATGTATTTCCGCCACTGTCTTTGCTGAAACATGGAAAGAAAAGCGGAGGAGATTCCGATGCTCATTTACGTCAGACTGCAATGAAACTTCAGCAGACGCTTCAAAATTTTAATGTCAATGTAACTGTGACTAATGTAAGCTGTGGTCCATCGGTGACCCGCTATGAACTTCAGCCGGAGCAGGGGGTAAAAGTCAGCAAGATTGTCGGTCTTGCAGATGATATCAAATTGAACCTTGCAGCTGCGGATATTCGTATCGAGGCACCAATCCCAGGAAAGGCGGCTGTTGGAATCGAAGTCCCGAACAAAGAGAATACGGCTGTTATGCTCCGAGATCTTTTAGAGACGGACGAATTTCAAAACCATGAATCGAAGATTGCGTTTGCTGCGGGACGTGATATTGCAGGAAAAGTTGTCGTGGCAGATATTATGAAGATGCCGCATGTATTGATTGCGGGGGCGACAGGTTCTGGTAAATCTGTCTGTATCAATACGCTGATAATGAGTATTTTATATAAAGCCGATCCAAAAGATGTGAAGTTAATTATGATTGACCCTAAGGTCGTTGAGTTAAGTGTCTATAATGGAATTCCGCATCTGATGATTCCGGTTGTGACAGATCCCAAAAAAGCGGCAGGTGCCCTGAACTGGGCGGTCGCTGAGATGATGAAACGGTATGATCTGTTTGCACAGTACAATGTGCGTGATTTGAAAGGATACAATGCAAAAGTTGAGACAGTCGAAGCGATTGAGGAAGAAGGAAAACCAGAAAAATTACCTCAGATCGTTATTATCGTGGACGAGCTTGCGGATCTTATGATGGTCGCACCGGGAGAAGTAGAAGAATCTATCTGTCGCCTTGCACAGCTTGCAAGAGCCGCCGGAATTCATCTTGTTCTTGCCACACAGAGACCATCCGTCAATGTCATCACCGGTCTGATCAAGGCAAATATGCCGTCGAGAATCGCATTTTCTGTTTCGTCAGGTGTAGATTCCAGAACGATCATTGACATGAACGGTGCGGAAAAGCTGCTTGGAAAGGGTGATATGCTTTTCTATCCGGCAGGATATCAAAAACCGGCGCGTGTACAGGGAGCATTTGTGTCAGATAAAGAGGTGCAGGCTGTTGTAGACTTTTTGGTAAAGAACAGTGAAAGTGTTCAGTATAATGAGGAGATTACAAACCATGTAAATAGTGCCAGTGTCGCTGCGGGAGGCACGGTTTCCGGAAACAGCGGTGCGGATGACCGGGATGCCTATTTTGTAGATGCAGGGAAATTTATTATTGAAAAAGATAAGGCATCCATTGGAATGCTGCAGCGCGTATTTAAAATTGGCTTTAACCGTGCAGCAAGAATTATGGATCAGTTGGCAGAGGCAGGTGTTGTAGGAGAAGAAGAAGGCACGAAGCCAAGAAAAGTATTGATGTCAATGGAACAATTTGAGCAATATATTGAAGAACATGTATAA
- the gltA gene encoding NADPH-dependent glutamate synthase, which translates to MADVLKKVPVREQDPKVRATNFEEVCLGYNQEEAMEEATRCINCKNAKCIQGCPVSINIPAFIKEVKEGNIEEAYKVIGKSSALPAVCGRVCPQESQCEGQCIRGIKGEPVSIGKLERFVADYALEHDIKPEKAEKTNGHRVAVIGSGPAGLTCAGDLAKLGYEVTVFEALHELGGVLVYGIPEFRLPKHKVVAKEIEKVKELGVKFETNVVIGKSTTIDQLIEEEGFEAVFIGSGAGLPKFMGIPGENANGVFSANEYLTRSNLMKAFDDSYDTPIVAGTKVAVIGGGNVAMDAARTAVRLGADVHIVYRRSEEELPARVEEVHHAKEEGIVFDLLTNPTEILVDENGYVKGMKCVKMELGEPDASGRRRPVVIEGSEFEMELDTVIMSLGTSPNPLISSTTEGLEVNRWKCIVADEEFGKTTKEGVYAGGDAVTGAATVILAMGAGKAGARGIHEYLKDK; encoded by the coding sequence ATGGCTGATGTATTAAAAAAAGTACCTGTAAGAGAACAGGATCCGAAGGTACGTGCAACGAATTTTGAGGAAGTGTGTCTTGGATACAATCAGGAAGAAGCGATGGAAGAAGCGACAAGATGTATTAATTGTAAAAATGCAAAATGTATTCAGGGCTGTCCAGTCTCTATCAATATTCCAGCATTTATCAAAGAAGTAAAAGAAGGAAATATCGAAGAAGCCTATAAAGTAATTGGAAAATCCTCTGCGCTTCCGGCAGTTTGCGGACGTGTATGCCCACAGGAATCTCAGTGTGAAGGTCAGTGTATCCGTGGAATTAAAGGAGAGCCTGTTTCCATCGGTAAATTGGAGCGATTTGTCGCAGATTATGCACTGGAGCATGACATCAAACCGGAAAAAGCAGAAAAAACAAATGGTCATAGAGTAGCTGTGATTGGTTCCGGTCCTGCAGGACTTACTTGTGCCGGAGACCTTGCGAAACTTGGTTACGAGGTAACTGTGTTTGAAGCATTACATGAACTTGGAGGCGTTCTTGTGTATGGTATTCCGGAATTTCGTCTTCCAAAACATAAAGTTGTGGCAAAAGAGATCGAAAAAGTAAAAGAACTCGGCGTAAAATTTGAGACAAACGTTGTAATCGGTAAATCTACGACAATTGATCAGCTGATTGAAGAAGAAGGATTCGAGGCAGTATTTATCGGATCCGGAGCTGGACTTCCGAAATTTATGGGAATTCCAGGGGAAAATGCGAACGGCGTATTTTCTGCAAATGAGTATCTGACAAGAAGTAATCTGATGAAAGCATTTGATGATTCTTATGACACACCAATCGTTGCAGGCACGAAAGTAGCTGTCATCGGCGGCGGTAATGTTGCGATGGATGCAGCAAGAACAGCAGTACGTCTTGGTGCAGATGTACATATTGTTTACAGAAGAAGTGAAGAAGAACTTCCTGCCAGAGTGGAAGAAGTCCATCACGCAAAGGAAGAAGGAATTGTGTTTGATCTATTGACAAACCCTACAGAAATTCTTGTGGACGAAAATGGCTATGTAAAAGGTATGAAATGTGTGAAGATGGAACTGGGAGAGCCAGATGCTTCTGGAAGAAGACGTCCGGTTGTAATTGAAGGTTCTGAGTTCGAGATGGAACTGGATACAGTCATCATGTCACTTGGAACTTCGCCGAATCCATTGATTTCTTCTACTACAGAAGGATTAGAAGTAAACAGATGGAAATGTATTGTTGCCGATGAAGAATTTGGGAAAACAACAAAAGAAGGCGTTTATGCCGGCGGTGATGCCGTAACAGGTGCTGCGACAGTTATTCTTGCTATGGGAGCAGGAAAAGCAGGGGCACGAGGTATTCATGAGTACTTAAAAGATAAATAA